The nucleotide window caacaacaacaacaacaacaacaacaacaacaacaacaacaacaacaacaacaacaacaacaacaacaacaacaacaacaacaacaacaacaacaacaacaacaacaacaacaacaacaacaacaacaacaacaacaacaacaacaacaacaacaacaacaacaacaacaacaacaacaacaacaacaacaacaacaacaacaacaacaacaacaacaacaacaacaacaacaacaacaacaacaacaacaacaacaacaacaacaacaacaacaacaacaacaacaacaacaacaacaacaacaacaacaacaacaacaacaacaacaacaacaacaacaacaacaacaacaacaacaacaacaacaacaacaacaacaacaacaacaacaacaacaacaacaacaacaacaacaacaacaacaacaacaacaacaacaacaacaacaacaacaacaacaacaacaacaacaacaacaacaacaacaacaacaacaacaacaacaacaacaacaacaacaacaacaacaacaacaacaacaacaacaacaacaacaacaacaacaacaacaacaacaacaacaacaacaacaacaacaacaacaacaacaacaacaacaacaacaacaacaacaacaacaacaacaacaacaacaacaacaacaacaacaacaacaacaacaacaacaacaacaacaacaacaacaacaacaacaacaacaacaacaacaacaacaacaacaacaacaacaacaacaacaacaacaacaacaacaacaacaacaacaacaacaacaacaacaacaacaacaacaacaacaacaacaacaacaacaacaacaacaacaacaacaacaacaacaacaacaacaacaacaacaacaacaacaacaacaacaacaacaacaacaacaacaacaacaacaacaacaacaacaacaacaacaacaacaacaacaacaacaacaacaacaacaacaacaacaacaacaacaacaacaacaacaacaacaacaacaacaacaacaacaacaacaacaacaacaacaacaacaacaacaacaacaacaacaacaacaacaacaacaacaacaacaacaacaacaacaacaacaacaacaacaacaacaacaacaacaacaacaacaacaacaacaacaacaacaacaacaacaacaacaacaacaacaacaacaacaacaacaacaacaacaacaacaacaacaacaacaacaacaacaacaacaacaacaacaacaacaacaacaacaacaacaacaacaacaacaacaacaacaacaacaacaacaacaacaacaacaacaacaacaacaacaacaacaacaacaacaacaacaacaacaacaacaacaacaacaacaacaacaacaacaacaacaacaacaacaacaacaacaacaacaacaacaacaacaacaacaacaacaacaacaacaacaacaacaacaacaacaacaacaacaacaacaacaacaacaacaacaacaacaacaacaacaacaacaacaacaacaacaacaacaacaacaacaacaacaacaacaacaacaacaacaacaacaacaacaacaacaacaacaacaacaacaacaacaacaacaacaacaacaacaacaacaacaacaacaacaacaacaacaacaacaacaacaacaacaacaacaacaacaacaacaacaacaacaacaacaacaacaacaacaacaacaacaacaacaacaacaacaacaacaacaacaacaacaacaacaacaacaacaacaacaacaacaacaacaacaacaacaacaacaacaacaacaacaacaacaacaacaacaacaacaacaacaacaacaacaacaacaacaacaacaacaacaacaacaacaacaacaacaacaacaacaacaacaacaacaacaacaacaacaacaacaacaacaacaacaacaacaacaacaacaacaacaacaacaacaacaacaacaacaacaacaacaacaacaacaacaacaacaacaacaacaacaacaacaacaacaacaacaacaacaacaacaacaacaacaacaacaacaacaacaacaacaacaacaacaacaacaacaacaacaacaacaacaacaacaacaacaacaacaacaacaacaacaacaacaacaacaacaacaacaacaacaacaacaacaacaacaacaacaacaacaacaacaacaacaacaacaacaacaacaacaacaacaacaacaacaacaacaacaacaacaacaacaacaacaacaacaacaacaacaacaacaacaacaacaacaacaacaacaacaacaacaacaacaacaacaacaacaacaacaacaacaacaacaacaacaacaacaacaacaacaacaacaacaacaacaacaacaacaacaacaacaacaacaacaacaacaacaacaacaacaacaacaacaacaacaacaacaacaacaacaacaacaacaacaacaacaacaacaacaacaacaacaacaacaacaacaacaacaacaacaacaacaacaacaacaacaacaacaacaacaacaacaacaacaacaacaacaacaacaacaacaacaacaacaacaacaacaacaacaacaacaacaacaacaacaacaacaacaacaacaacaacaacaacaacaacaacaacaacaacaacaacaacaacaacaacaacaacaacaacaacaacaacaacaacaacaacaacaacaacaacaacaacaacaacaacaacaacaacaacaacaacaacaacaacaacaacaacaataataataataataataataattttcagacTAATCGTCAGTTTTCGTCCAACTCAAATACCCGCAAAATTAATCGATGAGAACGGATAAACAAAATCAAACTCCacagaatagaatagaatagaacaaattttattatactaGGGTAGCGAACCCAAAAGTATAAATTAACAGCCCAATAACaaagaaatacaaattttaaacttaaaaaataaacttaaatCTAATGTACTTAAAAATTAACTTAAATCTAATGTATAAGCGAGTAAgttaagtaagtaagtaaaaacagagagagagagagagagagaggaaataTCTGACGCAATGTTCTTTTACCTCACGATTGTGATtgtataatgattttctaAGGTATGCGCCAGCAGCTGCAGACTGCGCGTCGTGCGTTATGCCTGATCAATTATAATTGCTGGAATAATATACTATATACCTATACCGGAATAGAGCTGCACAGATGTTTCGCGATATCATACGTCGCCTATTCCGTAAGAATTCTGCAGTTATGCGAACACCTGTCGGGAGAGGTCCAAGCGCGGCGGAcctttttctatctttttttttctttttttttttttctcgtcttccatgtttattttttcaccgcaAGAGAAAATCTTTCCATCTCGAAATTCCGCTTCGCCTCAAAGTATACGATCCTTCTCGTCGTTAATTCTCACAcgttttcgacgaatttttcgaaaatcgaaggGAAGAATGGAAAAAGGGGCGATGagtgaatttaattatttttgtttcatatttttttgttgttcttgttcaaattttcacctcaCGTTGCACGCACTTTCAGCCGTCTTTGTCATTtccctttcaatttttcatttattacctTCTTCTTTCATCGTCTCATCTTTTCATAATTtgaggtgaaatttgaaagtagtgtagaaatttttcctttcgtcggaaaaaaaaaaaaaaaacaaaaatggtgTATAATTACAAAGAATCGTTGCTTGCCGTTAATTGATTACTCTCGGTTGAACGTTTGATGGTCTTTGAATACGATAATTAGACTCACGAtcgttgacaaaaatttcattacacacgcatgtatattatactcTGATTTTTACTTAcagcttattttttttttttcaacaggtTTCTGTCTCACGTtgctaatatatatatttatatatactatacgttTATTTCGATTACGATCGAATGTTTGCGCAATTATACAACAATGAAAGAGCATTGTCACATCGGTAAATAGCGGTCTCAATATTCCTGCATTGCGTATCTCCGACTCGCGATcgatatacataatatacgtgtataaatgtataatatatatatatatatatatatatatatatatatatgtgtgtgtatacttAATATTTATACAGTTTCGTAACGTTTTGACGACGAGGCATACGTTTAATGCTCCCGAGAGGAGAGGAGATTTCTCTTTCGTatttcgtcgtcgttgtttTTGTTTAGCTCTGGAATAATTCACTCTCTGTCCAAGAAACGGGCAGGTGCGTGTGGGCAGTTAAAAACTATaccgagagagaaagagatagagaaagagagagagagagagagagagagagggagagagaagtAACCGACCAACAACGATCGAGCCAACCTGTCTACCTACTTGATTTTCTCAGCCTCGCACACTGCTagataatatatatgtgtgcatgtgtgtatgtatgttatatatgtgtatatatatattatatatatatatatatatgtacctatatatGTTGACAAAACCCGTAACCAGTTCTTACATTCACTGACTGCACAGTCGGATATTATTACGCAGCTGAAATTTCTATGAGGAGGATAAATTTGTTCGTAGGTATCGCGTGTGGAATTGCAGAATGGTTACTAAAGGtactaatttttaattgacctttcgatttttattattcgtgAACATCAAGCGGCGGGCAAAGGAAATTAAAAGTGTAAAATAACGTATTTATTGtagtgttttatttttacacatcTTTATCACGCAATATATGTTGTAGGTATTAagatttcgatttttattttcatacaatataCGTCCGTATCATCGAAGCTTTAATCTTGCAATATGTCTACAAATCATGCTTGTCAACGATCAGGCGAATCTGGAATGCTATATTTGATTGATTGTGAATTGTAGATgaggatttaaaaaaaggcTGCGagttcgattaaaaaaaaaaaaaaacaaagaaaaaagaataagaacaAACAAATCGTTTTGgcatatgttttttttttattaataataataatgaaacgtAGTGgaagtaaagaaaataaatgacgAGGGAAGAAACAAACGAATCAAATGGATCAAAGATTGTTTGCGATTTATTTGTTCGAGGGTCgaattttacgttttttcttatttctttaactccatttttttttttttttttttttttggccaaaacGTCGAAAAAATGTGACTTGTATTTTACTCGCGTcgagaataaaatttgatagacaaataagaaaatgccgatattttttttctttacaaaaatggaatttgaataatggttgattaattttccatttcttcgCGTTGAAACATGTTTGATGCAGAAGCGTGTGGCAgtgattggaaaatttttataaaaaaagaaaaaatttcatgacgATGCCAGCGTAACGATTCCGACACACAATCGTAGCGTTTTAGAGAGCATCGGCGTCTAGATGGAATGGAATGCGATGCAATGCGATGCTATTCGAGCGTAGTCGAGGAGCGGAGGGAAAAGTTGATAGAAATGAAGAGAGGTTGCGAGGGCGAGAGAAGTACGatgaaaatagagaaaatagAGGAAATCGGTGTTGTATGAAAGGAATAGGTAGCTAGCAGCAGTGGAAAATGCGGCTTTTGCCGAGGAGATGAGGGAGAAGGAAAAGAGCGAGCAAAGTGAAAATGGCGAACGGGTAGTCGAGCATAAACTCTATAAGTCTTCTATGCATTCCATGTACCTTATACGTCTCGATTTACGTCTGTAAGCATCGATCGcaaaattgtttattatataacaACACTGTTCAACTTGTTATAAAATAACACACCggtcgaaattttttgtcgCATTAAAAGTGAGATGCTTGTgctgtttgaaaattcaaacgtacacattttgcgtaggttggctcGCCTGCgtcgcagacaagaatatcgttgcgggaagatttcgccgaccaatgagatttaattattttggcgcatgcgcggttgattttcacgtttcaagaTCACGTCCCGGTATAATTGGCTACGTTTACTTTTTGTAACTTTTGTggaaagatgaagaagaagaagaagaacattgagaaaaatttcatttgttacagtaactagaaaaattgagtaaaacatgtatcgtttttggttattgcaacgcaaaatcagttccttcggtttactctacttgtGCGGTaactggaaataaaaatttctcccagtgaagaaatattggaaaaagGCATAAAGGGATGTGAAGAAAGGGGGTTTGGAATAGAGAAGTATTCGATAGATCGCGAAAACGTCACGCCCTGGCCGTACGTCATTCCTCGAGATTGAATTAActcttctctttctccttcctcttctccttctctctttccccCTCGATGGAAACGCAAGCTTTCCGCTTTCTATAGGTAGGCAAAGCCATGAGATATATGACCACGTGTCGCTGTGTGGAGTTTATAACCGCGTTTCGTTGAGTCCGTGTGTTTGTGCGTCGTGAAACCCTCGAACCCTTCCATCTCCTCTTCTCACCATTCCATCGGCGCTTCCTCTTCTTCACCTATTCCTATTTTAACCCTCCGTCAACTCCTTCTTTCGGACCCGACGAATTTCTCGCCTCGCTTCGCTCGCGGGTTTCCCTCCCTCTTCTCATCCTCTTCGTCACCCTGATGAATTTCCAATACATTCACACTCGGCGCACAGTCCACGCATTATCGAATCCTCATAGTTGAAACGAAACTAACCGATTGGTATTGACGCCGGTAAAATGTAAGTAATTCTTGATGCTTTATACTTTGTGAAAGAATTTAGGAATATGAATTTGGAAATTCTCACTTCCCAGCTTTTCGAGGATAGTCGGAAATTTTGTAAACGACGATGTAGAAAAACATACTCACATGTTGTAAATAtgtgtttaaattttcaaacagaaaCTTCGAACGAAACAGATTTTATACTGTAGAATTTGAGAATTGTAAAGATTcatttgtttttgtactttaaATTTATAGCAAAATAGCCGAAAAACTTATTATTTGTTGATTCGTTCATCCATTCAATCATTCGATAATGCAATACATAAATTATCGGTCAAACGGTGtatgaattaaaattataaatgtaaATCGTTTCTttgtcattaaaaattttataaatcgatcgtttttttttagtctAACCCATCTGTGTAAATTGTCTCTCTTTAATCTGAATTGTTAAATACTCTCTCGCTTTAAATTTTATATGATCCGATGAGGTTTTATCATTTCAAACGTTTGAATGGTTTCACTAATAATCACTCATATTTTGGTTACGATTAGCGCCAATCAGTCGATATTATTAATGGCGACACGTTCGTTGAAATCTTAAATTAATGTAATTTCCTATCCGAAGATATTTCAAAAGGTTTAATATAGAAATTCATACTGATTTAgtaattattcaacttaagtcttcggttaaattttttttgtgattttttgtttttttattcgagGCACGGATATTTGAGGCGCGTTGTAATGCATTTTCAAAAGCCAACTCCTCGAAAGTCATTCGATAATTGCACAGTGATAATGTTTCTCCTGATGTTTCgatacgttaacgttactaacttcagtatCTAAAATTCTTAACGTTCCCTCACGTTTGACAAGCAGATTTTTTTAGAAACGCCCTGCAGATGGTTGAAGATAtcttagaaagaaaataactgCAACATTTCTTCTCCCGTGGCAGtagtgagaaaaattgaacacatatttgaagaaattttaacaACATCGATCATCTTTGTCTTAATCCCTTCAATGACAAGTAAAGTATCCGTAGATCGATCACGCCAGTAATCCTCTGAAACTATAACTTCACATGTCCAGCGCTATCAgaggtttttttatttataaaatattttcaattcgaagCGTTCACCCAAATCATCTCTGCGCTGGATTGAGATCTTCCATCTTTTTGGCTTTTCAATTTACCGCATCATCGCGCGGCTGTTTATACAAAAACGGAAATTCAATTTGCTGAAGAAAATAACACGTTTTAAAGTTTCCGTGGCTGAAATggcttttgaaaattgtctaCGCAGACTAAATTTCGGCAGATGATCGGTATACGATATATACGTCAAGAAttactttcaaatttatttttaaaaattttctgcatttttctcaaatctgaaacagtaccctgaatttttttttagatttcttATTCAActgctcaattatttataaataattaaaataattttcaaaattaccttTTCTATTCCTGACATTTTAAGACCGGACCCATGACGAGAcatcgatttttgttttcaccactttcattttttttttttttttgtcagatAAAGCACTGTTTGAACAGTATCaaagtttctgaaaaattctcaaaacttttatttttcactcgaaaCATTTCCAGACCGGTTCCATTATGGAGCAatttttgtctgttttttctttggcacgttaaacttttttcatcaacttcaTCATGAAACCGGTCTAAAAATGTCttgagtgaaaaatagaagttttgagaatttttttgtgatttatAAACcgtttaaacaatgttttggttgatcaaaaaaatcaaaagtgCTAAAAAAGTGGTTAAAAAATCGGCCCAGCATGGGGCCTGGTTTTGAAATGTCTGGAAAAGAAACTACAgtttttgatcattttaaaATCGCTGCtattcagtattttttaaacaaaatcaaaaatcctGAGGGTCAAACATTGGCTGGgtttcgcatggaatttcccctCATACAGTACAAACAAAGACGAGGACGAAGATTTGCAACGATTGGTTCTTCAGGGTATattgatatttcttttttaggGTGTCGGATGATTGAATAGCTTTCGCAAGAATTCTGTGCATACGTATGATTCGAAGCTGCGAAGGTGCGAAGTTGCGACACTTAAAGAGACGAAGGTAGACGATGGGCTTGTTGAGTTTTGAATACACGGGTTCGACGAATTTGATTGAACCCTCGATTGCGTGCCTCGATCaatttccttttccttttctcgaatagagagagagagagagagagagaaagggggCCGAGCGGTGCCTTTGGGAGTGACACTTTTATCCCGAAATccatacgaattttttttttttatcttattttcatttctttttcccaACATATCCGTCGAATATATTCCATCTCTGCTCCCCGagactttgaaaataatattctatACAACCAGTCGCGAATCTCGTTATTCTCAAACTATGTACGGAGATCCGAGATCAGTGACACCTATCGGATGGAATAATTTCTATGGTTACAGTGCTCCGGCTCCCGTTGACCAGACTAAGTTGAGACTTTGGAATCCCCAAGATTCTCGGATAGCTGGGATTATCCcggagggggaaaaaaaaaacttcttcttcttcttctttttcttcttcgtcttcagcTTGAGCTTTGTACAAGCCGCGAGGTTCAACGACGAAAAGAATTTCTGTTTAAGGACGAGAGTCGAGATATTATAAGGCGTAAGGTATCAAGGGAGTTGTAATAAAAACAgggtgaaaaagaaacgaacggTCATTTATTATAATCGTACTGTGATACGGAGTAAGTTCTGTCAGGATGAAACACCGAACTGTATGATGGATATGAAGTTACGGCTTCAAATCCCGAGTGGCCGAAGAAGAGATGGAGCATGGCGTGAGGAAAGATGATGAAAAAGAAGCGGAAGAGGAATCCACGCTGGTTTGCCGAGTCGTCGGTGAATTTGTGGATGTGGAATGAGTGTTTGTTGATCAGGATTTATGGACTTCCATGTAACGTTCATGGATGACGGTAACCACACGGAAAGAACGAAGTCTTGCAGTTAGGTCACCATGCATTGGGCGTCTTACGTCGTAAGATGTTGATCCAATGTTCTCCGTTCTTCTTCACGCTTTTGGACACTTCCAAATCTCTTCACACATTCGCATTCCGGGTATTTTCCCCATGAAATTTGGCAACCGCATTTGTGGAACGGACGGGAGTACCGAAAGACGACATCATCCATCTTAAGAGTGTTTAACCGAACCCCGCCACAAGTGTAATTCGAAGACCCGAGTCGACGTtgcaatatcgcgaaattatACGACCCTGGATCGCATTGACCTTTTCGCCGGTCGAAGCTAACTGGCCGAAGGTTAGACACGTACGCGTTTATCGcgttatataatattttatcgttCTCGTAGGGGGAAATACCGCGGAAGGATTTCTTTTCCCTCGTTTCGGTCTCGGGCTCCTTTTCATCACTGATCAACCTCGCGATTCCtcgatttcaaattatttctttaCGATTATTAATCCAGGAGGTGGAATAACGCGTTGATCACGCGATGCACCTTCGGTTCCAACCTGCCTTCGAAGCCATTTGAATATACATACTCACGTACTTGCATGCATACCTTGACCCTGCAGCTTGTACCGTTGCTTGCAGTATCATCGCCTATTCCGTACGGAATCCCGTATATTCGCGACTTTAACGGTCGTTAACTCCGCtcctgctgctgttgctgttgctgttgtccTCAGTGACCGCTTGAGCATTGCAGATCTGCTTTTCCTCTACCTGTCGGAATGCTTGATACACACCCCAGCGTTATCCTTACGAAATCCTGTTACTCGTGTACCTTGGAAACTACAGATGTCATTTCTATGCATTTCTCATATCTACAGGTCACTACGGTTTTAATTGGATTTGAATGGGATTAGTGCGTAGTGCCAGTTCCGTGGGTTAACGGTAACCGAAGTTTCGATCTGGAACTTTCATCCTCGTGTCATATGTGTACAAAATATATGACTTACGGTGTTCTTTATGTGTAACGAAAAGTTTGTGCTTACGAAGTATGAggttcgtttcattttcagataaattttcagaaaatcaaCATCAATGTCTGGAATTACGAGACTTTCTGTTTCACATGAAATCGCTTGATCTTATTTTTGCTACACCGTCTGACATGGTGAAGCCAAATCCGATACGTTGGGCACTTTATCGCTTACCTTCAAACGGAAGAACTGCTCGTGCACATCGTCCGCGGATTAaaagcaaatttgaaaataaagatgAGACCGAGAcgataaagaaagaaataaagtcTCCACGCTATGAGGAGAAATAATTACTCCCAAGCTAACACTGAATAATTTATACCAAATCTCTGAAGACTGGACGTCTACCctcgtttcaattttacagACTCTCCCTTTcctctttcttcctcttcttcttcttcttcttctcctcaaTCTTCTTATTCCTCTTGTATTCTTCGTCTCAAGgttcaaaaatctttcgtaATTTGACGCGGGGCTGAAAGCCAAGTGAAACTTGTTAAAAATGAAGGACCTCGGGATCCATTTCAATTGGTGTTACGACCTGGAATTGCAGAGAGAAGCGAGCGGAGTGACTGTGCTTTGAGGCTACtgaatcaaacttttttattccattcaaCATTTCTCTCTGTCTTTCGGTCGTTTATTCTGaccgatgaattttttccctccaTTTAATTCCGCGGTTATAATACCGTGTATCCttcacaaaattttcggtcACGTCCATTGCTGCAGAGAACATCTTACGGTGCCTTCGGATACCCGCTTATGAATCCGGTCAGCATTCTCAGCTGACTTTACGGTATCAGATCTGAAATATTTGTCCAGCTGGGCATGGGGCGAAGGGTTCATTCCTATCACGTTGTCGTTGAAACTCGGGTTGATTGGTGTTTGCGCACCGTGGAGTCAGAGTCGAGTCATTGTACTACAATTGGTTCGGGATATCTATCGTCCTTCTCACGGTCTAAAGAGGAGCAGGAGGAAGCAAACGGCCTGAATGGTCAAGCAGGAAATTTAGCAACCAGGAAGATTCAGGCCTGGAATTGCGCGTATCAGTTCCAAGCTTTCAGTCCTAAAACACTGCCTCGGTACGGTACGTGATTCCGATACCTTAAGAGCCCGACTCTCTCTCATCCAGGTCCGTGAATCGCGCAGGGTTCAAATTAATCCGCCGACGCTTTCAGACTCCGGGAGATATTCGTCCCCGTGATTAGTAATCCGGGTTAAaggccgtttttttttttttttttgatttttttttgacgccGATGTTCTTCCAAATTAGTTTGAAGGAGTTCAAAGTGGTTCGTGACTCTTTTACCGCGTTACGTCGTGTCGACGAGACACTCTAACTAGACTTTTTTAAAGTCAATTTTACTCTAGGTTGGTACTATGACGTACCTTATTATGCACTTGAATTATCATACACGTAacaagttttttaaatatttcatcacACGCTTCTTTTAATGTAATTTCATGATCGTGAAGCGATGTGATGCGGTGTGAAGTggaaaggaaagagaaaagacaAGTCGTTATACTCTAATTGGTGACGATTCAAGATCCAGTTTCGACTATGATTCTTCTTCTGAAAAAGAGAGACTGTACTTTAATCcatgttgttttttatttcactcggcttgttatattttacatcGTAGATTCGGTTCTCGTGCCGATAATTGCGAAAGATCTAACGATCCGTGGAAAAACTTCATGCTCTCGATACCACCGCGCATTCATTCTCCTTCTCACTCGGGATAATCGGATTCAAACTTTCTCTGGCTATTCCAACGCTAtgcatgtgtatgtatatgaaCAATTAACAATCAACATTTGTCAGCAAAGATAACAGCGcgatttatgaataatttacTATTTTCCATTTATTGATTTAACAGTTTTATCAACTGTCGAAGtaactttgaaaaacaaaactgtacaaataaagaaaatcgctatcgtcgatccttttttggtaattgcgactcaaaatcagtttctgaggtttactctacttttttagttgaacaaggctttaacgtcaatttatcgttggacaagaattaaattttcgcaacagttaccaagaaaatatagcaacagtgatcgtaatgagaaagaatagcaacggataccagactctCCGGtataacagctagaaaactaatttccattttccacctagaactatatttttcgattgtggtaaaaaaagaaaaagagttaaagactgagcggtaactgaaagaaaaaatttctaacgaaTTATTGGTGAAAAGTCATTGGGGATTAAGTTTATATCTGGTTCTTATAATGGTTCGTTGAAAAGATAGAAACAAATTCGCAACAAGTTACAACTTTATAGATTCGTGACTATTTTATAGATCACGCTATTTTTGACGAACTTTCCCGCAGGGGTAAAATCATCGATGTTAAGTcacgaatttaaaaatactgCAAAGATTctcattaatttttacaatatcaAAATAATACCAGTAAATTGTTACGATTCCACGATTCGGACATATTCCTGGCATGAAAATCTCGCAAAGTACTTACATACCTACCACACATAATGTATAATACGGTCGTatttctgtatatatatatgatgatgatcgaataattttctctGGCATCAGATGGACCGAGGACCTGAATAACTCAAGTGCAGTTGCAGACGTCAGAGTTCTGCTTGACATTTCAATATGAATGGAATAATGCATTTTGACGGTGGTTGGCTGGATCTGGTGGACGACGCCGGGCGTCGCTACGACGTCCTGTAACGtacagtataatatatatagtgGACGGTGTTCGTCGGGGggttcatttgaattcagcgCTTGAactgaattttaaattaaccCGAATTATCTTAATAAGGA belongs to Neodiprion lecontei isolate iyNeoLeco1 chromosome 5, iyNeoLeco1.1, whole genome shotgun sequence and includes:
- the LOC124294498 gene encoding putative uncharacterized protein DDB_G0271606; translated protein: QQQQQQQQQQQQQQQQQQQQQQQQQQQQQQQQQQQQQQQQQQQQQQQQQQQQQQQQQQQQQQQQQQQQQQQQQQQQQQQQQQQQQQQQQQQQQQQQQQQQQQQQQQQQQQQQQQQQQQQQQQQQQQQQQQQQQQQQQQQQQQQQQQQQQQQQQQQQQQQQQQQQQQQQQQQQQQQQQQQQQQQQQQQQQQQQQQQQQQQQQQQQQQQQQQQQQQQQQQQQQQQQQQQQQQQQQQQQQQQQQQQQQQQQQQQQQQQQQQQQQQQQQQQQQQQQQQ